The Calypte anna isolate BGI_N300 chromosome 1, bCalAnn1_v1.p, whole genome shotgun sequence region TCAGCCCATTTCTAGGCTACCTACAAAACAGGGAGAACCATGCCAATTCTGTGCCTCTGTGCTGAACACACCAGAAGGCAGGGTACTCTGATGCATGTGTGCTTAAGTTGCCCTTGTGTAGGAAGTATCTCAGAGGATTTATCTGCCCAGATGGATGGGCCATGCTGAGCCATGTGCTGTGCTCTTACTTGTGTGAGGCACTGAGCTCGTTCAGCCCACAAGCTATGCTTCTGACACCTTTTCAGCTTCATCCTCCGGTTCTGGAACCAAGTCTTCACCTGGATACggaagggagagcagagaaaacatcagtaaaggagaagggagagcaAATGTTATCAGATTCACAAACAGCTGAGGAGTGACCAGATGGCATAGATACATGAGCAGCAACAGATAAGGCATTTAAGAGCTCCCTGGGGTTGTTGCCAAGGGGAGATGTCGGTCTAGCAGCCTCAGCAGGTGGCTACTGCATCTGCATGGtgggggcagggagcagcattATGTCTGCAGGAAAATTATAGCTGTGACAAATTGACTCATTTCAAACATGGCAATGAGCAACTGGTACGAATTAGATGCACTTGGGTCTCTACGAGCTCCCTGTGCTACAGGCAAACTTTTGAGACACCGTTTCTGCACAGACAAGGTGAGAGAGACCTGCCCCTTCTAGCCGGCAGTTCCCAAATTCAAAGCTCCTTGTGGGGATGAATTCCTGAGCCGTTCCCCCCCAGGGCTGTGTCTTCCCTGTGAGAGCAGCCTTTGCAGGGATGTGGATTGAAGGAAAGAGCCAATCGATCACTGTCTCACTGGCTCCTGACAGAACTGGTTCGGTGTGTGAGTGCATGGGTATGCAGCTACAATGGTGCATTTTGGGCTTGTAAACTGCAAGCTCTGTTGCCCAGCCTATTCTGCTTTAGGAAAGCATCATGTGAGCCAGCACCGTTTCACTACATACAAACTACCTGGATATCAGCAGAGACCCCGGAGGGCTGCAGTGTGTGAACCTAACAGTAaacacagggagcagggagagggtgTCAAGCAGCCACACAGTGCTTAGATATTAGACTAGGTCAGCCCTGAGAAACATTAACAATAGCTTTCAGCATGTTGCAGCACTGGGATTCAGACAAGGGGTGTAATGCAGGGTTTCTCTGAAGTTCACTGTTGCCTGGAAAAATTCTGCAAAGAGCTGAGGCAGAGGCTGCTTGCAACAGTCACCATATTCATATTCATCACCGTGTTTGCAATTCTACGGCAGCTGTTGGCAACAGTACCCTTAACTGACCCCTCACTGGGAAAACCCCAATGAGGTGCCACTGACTGTCCCATAGTGCTTCAGATCTCTAAGCATGAATATGTGGGGTAGCAACCACTGGCTGGCACCTTTGCCTCTACTCTCTGCTGGGGATCCATCTTTCTGTCCTGTTACTGCCTCACCTGACCGTTCTGCTGCTGTGACAGATATACTGTGGATCAAAGACACCGTGTTCACCTGCTTGTAGGTgagccccagggcagctgccAGCTCCCGGATCTGCTGGGGGCTGAGGTACTTCTGGCTCTGGAACCGCTGGTGCAGGGTTTGCAGCTGCTCCTTAGAGAAAGCTGTGCGGCTCTTGGCCTTCCTCACCCCCTCCATACCATCTTCTCCGCCCTTCTGAGACTTAGCCGTAGGTTGTGGGGATAATGATGCTGAATGTGGACTGGTGGCCGAATCTGGTGTTAACTGACTGAAATTCCCAGAGCTGGACAAACCTGGGGATAcatctagaaataaaaacagaatgGGAAAAGGTACACAAGACATAATGCACAGTCATATGAATATGAGcatgctccctgcctgctgtaGAGTTCCTTGCCTGCCAGAAAGAGGCTTTCTTAAATCAGAAGCTTGTGTTACCTTCCTTCCTTCATGGGCCTGTGAGCACAGCCAAGCCCACTGACAACATGCAGCTTCCCAGCTCAGCACTCTGAGATGCCCATGGCTCCCCTTTGCCAGGTGGAAAAGGCAGGGATGAGAGAGTGGTGCTCATTGGGTCACAGTGTTACCTACCTCCATAATGCCTCAGTAATCTTCTGGTCTCAATGTGCTGTAAAAAGGCCTAGCCATGACTGCAAGGATAGCTTTGGGTTGGTGGCTGGGCTCCCTGAAACTACCTGCCCATTAATCTCAAGGCACTTGATAGTGGCAAAAGCAACAGGAGCAGGCTGTATAGAGCAGCAGAGGTACCTGTGCTTACAAGGATGGAAGGCATGTGGAGAGCATCAGCCAGGCCTTGGATATTGGCTCACTCCTATTTGCCTGTGGCTCCCACCATCAGACCATCCCACTGATGGAAAAATAGGTGGAGGGATCTATTTGGCTGAGGGGGCCTTCTGAAAAGAGAAGGTGAGAAATTTTACTTTGAAGTGGGGATGGACAGAGGAAAGGTGGATGTGTGGGACAGGTGAGAAGAGTCAGTAATCCTCTACTAAGAACATGGGGGATGAATTTCAAGAGCATGGAGGACAATGTCCAAGCTCCTTCTCATTTGTCTTTGACATGTCTTAAAGGGTCTTTGTTGAGGacaaaaatgagataaaattcTAAAGGAAAAACTTCCTAAACAATCTGGGCTTCTAGTCCAGACAAAACCTGCCAAGATGCAGTCCTTCAGGCTGCCTGAATAGGAAAATGCTAACAAGATAGATTACCTCAGCACCTTTCTGTCAGATGCCTGGTTGCTGGGGTCTGTGCCAGCCCTGATGGAAGGGCTGTGATACCAGTCTCCCCTGCTTCACCACAAGTGCAGTGATaaatccatccatccctccttcccccagctaCTCCCCTGCAAGCCCTTCTGCATGGCACATGCCCTTTCCTCTGACTGATATTTCAGGAGTGAATTTCAGTGCAGTGAATGGGACAGTGCCATTTTCAGTATACACGTCGTGACTACTTAGCCTGACCAATAGTTCCCAGTCTTCATCTTAGTCACCCTGAGAGTTGTGATACGAAGCCTACTGAGACACTCCCATTAGCCTCTCAAATGCATATCCAGAACAATATACTGAAACCCTCCAGAGGAATGGGTTACCCTCACCCATCCTCCCCAAACCCTATCTTATTCTGTCTTAAGTTGAGAGGCTACTATGAAATCACTCAAAAGCCTTGAGGTGTTGCTGGGCCTCAAAAGAGTGTCCATGTCCTTGTTTTGTCCTTGTCCCCTATCTTTCCTCTTGTTAGCTTCCTGACAGAGGCAGAAGCTGTCTTTGTGGTGTCTGCCACTCTAGGGTTTCCTGCTCTTGGCTATGTCCTATCTCCAGGGGAATCTCCAGGGGAAGACAGCAACCCAGGGTGCAGGCTGTGTATGTAACGGGGAAGGATTCTGGTGCTGGAGAAGGCCCGTGAGAATTacaaagggagaaaggagaaagagaccTTTCTcctgcaaggagaaagagaCTGAAAGAGAGGAGGTGCAAGGGCCTGAGGCGGTATGTGCATGGGGTTAGACAGCAGAGCCTGAGAGGAAGCAGAACATTGTGACATGGATGCATAGAACACCCCCCATGAATGCAAGGGGAGGTTAAAATTTCATGTAGGACCACAGAGTTCTTGGCTCCTGGAGGCTGGGCAGTAAAAACCTTATTGGTTGGGAGTGAGCATGGTGAGAATTGTGGAGCTGGACAACAGAAAAATCTTCTGTTAGACAGGAACCACAGCAAGACAGAGTAGACCCTAAAGTTTCCTGTCGTCCCAAACCCGCATGTAATTTagcacctgcagctccagctcaaGACGAAGGCTCCCCCATGAACAAGGagtgaaggaaagaggaagcaaGAAGCACAAACTGCAGGGCCACACACATTAACATGAAAACCTAAGGCAGACCCAGTTCCACAAGATCTTGAGATCAGCAGGCCTTTGCTTCCACTGCTGGGCTCTCTCTGTAGGAAGAGGCACTGAAGGGGAGTCTTTGAAAACAGGTTTTAAGTCTATACACCGGTCCCACTGGGCATGAATGAGTCTGTTTGGCTGCTGCCTTTGTGCAACAGGCAGAGATCCTAAGCCTTTCTCCAAACTACATTGCAAGTAGCCATGTGCCAACAAGCCCCTAGTCACTCTCCTCTGGTCTGCAGCATCTGACACTTTGAAATGGGCACTCCGAAGCTcattcttctcccttccctcccaacTATACCTTACAAGAGCGTTACCCTGCTGACCATACAGTGGGGTTGGGCAAAGACCTGCTTTCATCAGCTATCCCATTGCTACTCACTGGAGTGGGATAGGAAGACCAAAGGGAGAAAATGCCACTACAGTGGGGCCTCGGACTTTTCTtgcaaagagagaaagacaAGGCAACAAGAGCatagaaaggaaagggaaatagAGGGAGGAAAATTGCAAATTAAATAAGTAGACAGTAACAACGCTGGACTAAGAGAAGATTCCCAGCACAGTGATTCAGAATGTGCCTTGCCTCAAGTTTAACGAGCAGAGAAAGGGTGCGAGGGGATAAGGAAAAAGGACTGTTACGAGCAGAAATACCTTCAGGATTTGTTTCTCTCCAAAGTACGCATGACAGCGTTTGACTAAAAGGAGGACCAGATATTCCTGCCCTAAGAACCATGAACTTCCATGAGACCACGTTGTCACACCGCCTTTCAGCCTggagcacagccctgccagtGCCTGGACTCCCACGGTCTCTGATGAGGTTTAGGAAACCCATTCACAGTTACCACAAAGAAGCAGCCTCAGAAAGGTGATGTGACTGCCCAAGGTCACCCATTCTTCCTCACTTACAACATCACACTTTGTACGGCTAAAGCAAGAGGAAATCAAGACAGGGAGATAAAAACGATCTCAAGATCATTAAGCGAGTGGCTGACCTTGGACAACGGGTCTCTTGGGGTTCAGTTTTAGGACTCTGCAGAAATGCCTTACCTGCCgcctgcctcttccctcccGTCTCCGGAGATGGACTGGTACTGGAGGCTCCTGCTGGCCCAGCCGCAGAGGGACCATGTCCTGCCTCCCCTGCCGAGTTCCAGTAATAATCCAGGTACCCCATGCCAGCCCCGCTTGGGTATGCCTGGTAGGGGGGCAGAGCCAAATGTGCGCACATGGGGGGACAAGTGATGGGGTGGTTTCCCCACCTTCTATTAGATGCCACCTGCACTTGGGCGGCACGTCTTCCAGCAAACTGAGGCAGCCCCGGAGTGCAGACAGGCGGTCACCTTTATAGCTGCCCATACCCTGCCTGGGATTGCAATATCCACCATCCTCCGCTCCTCGAGGCTCTTTGTCATGTTAAAGAGGCTGATCGGTGGGGTGGGGACAGGGCAGGGTGtagagggggtgggggaagagaaAGCCACACATGGCATCAGGGCTAAAATATGTCCCCTCTGAATTCTTCCCATTCTGCAGTCACACCTGAGCAGAGGTCTGATCCAGAGCCCTAGGAAGCCTCCTCCCAGTTGATATTTTCGGCTCCGCTCAAATTGTCTTGTCATAAAATAATCCCTTGAGCACAGATGTCCTGCAAAAGACTGTATTGGGAGTGCAAAACCAAATCCGAACCAATCTCCACCACATGGGAAGGGATAGGAGACAGATCTAGTGCTGAGCTGCTCAGTACCATGCTGGGCAAACTCACGCCCTGGCTCCAGGTTATTGGAAGGGTTCTGAGACCTTCATTTTATGGCTTGTGTCACACTGACATCCCCCCACACCCATGCACACATCCTCCCCTTCTGGTAGCTCTTCCTGTACTCTTGGTGCAATTCTCAGATGgaacaaggaggaaaaacaattaAAGATCAGGACTAGGGTCTAGagtttacattttttgtttttgtttttgttttgttttttaaactgagagGGAATTTCCTCCACACAGGCATTTGAGGGAGCCAGCTAAAAATGTGTCTGCCCGATCTTCCACATGCCTGTGCTAGAGCAAACTCAGACACTGGACAAGTGGCATCCAACACCAGATTTCATTTTGCAGAGCAGACTCTCTAAAATCTCAGCTGTCTGGTCTACAGAGGGACATCTTTACTGCAGGAGTAGGAAAAGATTTAGTGCAGATGAGGTCCACAACTAAGAGATTCACCCCCCCATGTAATTTCAATGGCACATCCTCTCATTTGTGTAGTCTTGGCTGTGGTGTTTGACTGGCTGTTGCAGGCTAATTTTAATAAAGACAATAAGGAGTTCATTTAAGACAGGTTTACCTCATGTTTGCTGACATATGGCCCACCCAAGGCGGACAagcatctgcagagctgttcaTTAAATAACTAGAGGTGAGAACCACAGAATTCATTTATGGGGCTAGGTTGGTCTGCTCTGTGGGCTTGCTCCAGTCCCTTTCCCTCTGGCGGTATTGCTCTGCCTGTGTTTAGGAGGATTTTTAGTTTCATCTCAAAAGACACTGCGAGTCTCTAGCTAATGTCTGTATTTCTCAACACAAACAGATGGAAGTTCCAGAGttaattcaaatatttcttgGCAGAACCAGCCCTGCCTTGGCAGCAGGGTATGTGCATGGCTCACGTCAGAATCTCAGAGCTGAGGGTGCAGATccacagaaatgtaaaatgatTTAACCTGGGCTGCCTCTGAACCCCTCTGTGCCTCACTCCACAGGTGCTTGTCAATGCCCTCTTCCCAAACCTGTGCTGACACCCAGTACCTACCCAACAGGCCAGAGAGGGGAGCCTGCTTGCTGTGAGTGTCCCAGTCttggcagggagaaaaaaaagacagatggGGGTGAGTAAGACCTTAGGAAATTTGATTTAGATCAGCTTAAAAGGCTGTAGAACaccacttctgctgctgttgtgtcCCGTGGCAGGTTACTATTTCTGGCTTCTCTGTCTGTAGAGTGGGGACAACTTGGGAGCCTTCTGAGGCTGCATGGGAAATCAAAAGGAACTGCAGGACTGGCCTGTGGGTGAAcctaaaaaaaatgcagttgctCTTGAACGATCACAGACAGACCATGCAATTTACTAGCCACATCACAGCATGATTCTTCTGCCTTGGGACCATCCACTTTCCCATGAGAACTTAGGGCCTGGCTTGGGTCCCTTTAACTTGACACTCTATATTATGTTTCCTGTTTGCATGAACCATTTTTCTGTGCCTACAGACTGCAAGGGCTGACATTTCTCTGCACAAGAAATGCAGTTTCAAATGTGAAATTAACTTGaaaaacttaaaagcaaaaagggCTTTTGAGCACATCTGCCTCAACAGAATCCCAAGAACATCCTGAATATGGCAATTACTCTGCAACAACAGAGTAGTTTTGGCTCACTCTTCACTTCTGAGTCATTCCATGTTTCAGAGCTTTGGATCTCCAGGATCATAGATCTCACCACCCCTCATCTTTGCCCTCAGGCCCCACCTAAGTAAGCCAAGGAACCAATGACATGAACTCCACAAAGCCTAGGACCCCACAGGGCAGCTCCAGTGCCACCAGTCAAGAGGACTGTCGTGTGCTCCTTCTTATTCATGCCTGGCCTGTTATGGTATGTTGGTGTCCATGTTTTCAGAGCCCAACGTGCAATTATCAAATGAAAACGAGGTCGCAAACATGAAGAATATCAGCATATCTTCTAAGACAGGAATCTGAAGACCTGGCAGAAATCATGGCATGGGGTGCTGTCATGGGCAGGTATCTGTGTGCTTGCTGGGAGTCTCACTGCCTGCCCACTTCACACTTGTTCTCCTTGGTTTCAGTGACTTCTGAAGGTGTCTGGGATCTTTCTTGCAAAGTGCCCCGAGGCCATAATAAACTAACATTGTCACCTGCACTACAAAGTGCCACTGGGCAGaagcaggggaggagggagggtggTGCTGCCCTGGGAACAGAACCACCCGCCTGACTGGACCGACACAGAGGGAGTTACCTCCCCGGGGGCGGGGGGTGggatggaaaagcagaggagctgagggaacCTCAGGGCCTCACCCCATCACCCATTCACTCCCACCAGGGTTATCTCCCCTCCTTGAGCAGCACATGACATCGCCTGTGGTGCAGGCAGCACTCCCTAAAGGCAGCGCTGCAAGCAGCAGACACGTGTGGTTTGGCACCGAACCGAGCCAGACCCTGCTTGGTTTGGTACTGTGTTATTCCAGTTTGAGTCCCAGTACTCGCTGTTGTCTCAGGATGGCATCCACAAGAGCCTTTCCAGGCTCATATCCTTGGCTGAAAGGGCTTTCTAGTATCCTTTACAACCTTTACCTGCTCTTCTGTACCATGAAAACTGAAAGcatgctcaaaaaaaaaaaaaaaaaaaaaaaaaaaagaagaaagaaattcttcacaggCACGTTAGGGACAGGTAacccctttgctttctttgaGTGGGCACTGAACTCTGCAACAGGCACAGCAACGAAAGAGTAGCCTGTAAATAACTGCTTTTCCTCCATAAAGGCAGTGGGGTAGGCAGACTGGTAGTTAGAGAGGCCAGGAGAAAAGAGGTAAAGTCCTCATTCTctgtccccatcacctccaCGATTTGGTTGACTGACTTTCCCGAGATAGCTACAAAGTAGTGAACACAGGTGCCACCAACAGGGACATGGAAggcaaggagaggctgaaaaaaCAACCTTGGAAACTGGGCTGGAATTATGGATATCTTTCAGAAGATGCTCAAGAAGATGCTCCATCAAGAAGATGGAGAATATGCTCATGGAAATGGTTTCTGTAACTAGATTCTTCCCCTGGTATGGTCCATATGATTGTGACAACCTGGTTTCCTTATAATAATGACCCAATATCTTCTGCCTGTTTCATAGCTGACCTCAGCAAAATCATCCCTCCAGGcaactgctttttattcttttgggggttggttttgttttctttggcttttcacTGAGGGGTTTTGATaacaaattacttttcagaCCTCTTCATTTGCCAGTtcttgcaacatttttttttctaaaaaaaggaATCATACAGGGTCAAATGATAAAACTAATAACTTAAATCCTGGCTAATTGCACTGGAGAGATCTGACTCTGAGATATCTGTGTGCTGGCAAAATGCCTCATGACATCTAACATGCAAATAAGCCTTCATGTGTACAGCATGAACATGACAGATCAAGAACTGAAAGTTAGAGCTGACAGCACCCCGAACCAACCCAGATGTTCAGCCACACTTGAGCCCTTGTGTCTCACCTCCACTTGGTGCAGTTCTGCCCAAATGCAGCAGGAGTGTGGCTACATCTGTGTTCCTGTttggctggcagagctgtggcagctTGGGCTGCATCAGCTGAGAGGTCCTTATTGCTGCCTCTATACCAGggaaaaaccaagaaaaccagggaaaaacCAAGTTTCTTGGAAGCTTGGCCTCACTGCACCCAATCAGAGGGTGCCTGAGGACCTGCACTGCAGGCTTacatgctgctggcagcagaccAGCACCTGGCATCCTCTGGGAGATTTCTGGGCCATACAGTCTCTTTCTGCCACTAGTAATAATGGcaaacaagcatttttttttcctggttggTTTCTAAAACAAATGTGCTTTTCAGTCCTTTAACTAGTTGTGTGGTTTTGGTGTAGTATTCAAAATTAGTTAATATGgttgctttaagaaaaaaaaaaaaaggctttgacAGTATTAGTCTATAGATTTTCTGCCCTACtttgtttaaacattttcaGGAGTTTTGTGACTGAAATTGATGATAATAGCCTagtgaaaagacatttttaaaaataaaaaagtggaAAAGTAATATAGTTTGAATGACAGGAAGCAAAGTAgctaaaaaaaattccacattGCAACATTCTCCCCCTTTTAATCACTTAGTTCATTGTGTTAATTCTTTAATTGTAATGTGAACTTGAATTTAATTCTCCAAGGACTTACATTTTTTGATGATTGTTCATCTTCTACACTTTTCCTCTGGTTTGTGTGAGACTGTGCTGTAACCTAGTCATATCCACATGTTTTTGCCTGTTTTCACAATGGCTTTGTCCTCCTTACACATACTGCTGATGAGTCTATAATAGAAAAGGAGGCTACACACAAACCACACCCCCCCTCACTGTACTGAACACATGCAGTGGaaaggagaatttattttttaaaaaatcataaacatgctgctgctttttggtcATTTTAGTTATGTCATGCTGagctgaaaaattctgaaagggATAATATATATTCCCAGTGAGGGAATGTAACCAAGTTTCAGCTGGTGATCAAAAAAGGAACCCATTTGTCTTCTTAGGCTACTCTGGGCCTAGAGGTAAATAGGCTCAGATCTTGTGCTCCACTGTGCATAGCAGGCACCCAGAGCcacaaaaaagtaaattaagaCCTCTCAGGGATGGAAGATGTAAGGGCAGCTATGGTAACACCTACCTAAAAAAAGATCGGGGGAGGGGCTAGGAAGTCTACAAACCTTAAATAACATGCATCACTATTTCCTAGCTGCCTTCCATTTTCCCTTCTGCAAATGTAATTTAGGAGTCAAACTCCTGTGTTAAGTGATTTTAGCTCATGAAGGAAGAGAACAGTGTGCAGAGGCCCCTTCTCATAAGCCATTTAGAGCAGAAAATACCCAACTTATTTTGCTGTGcaaaatttttcagtaaaatcagTGAACGGTAAAAGTTAAAATATGTGCCTCAATCAcacaaataaatacacatatatatttaaattctcttcctgtgtgtgtctctctctctccttttttttttctttttttaagactgcccaggagaaataataataataataaaaaaaaaaagtaagggCCAAGATGTGGATAAACTTAGTTTCCAACAAAGCAGTTAAGGACAAGCTGTTGATCTTTACCATGAGATGGATTTCTCTAGTGATATATCTTTCCTGAAGTCCTTCACACAGCAGGTCCTCTAAGAAAAGTGTAATTTGACCTTGATGCAAAGAAGAAGgtgaaattggaaaaaaaaaaattctgccagTGTTGCCAGCACTCACAGACTCCTAGGTCTCACCTTTGGGATTTTACTTCTCTGGTCTgctaaaaaaagacaaacaaaaaaccaaccaagcaaaccCCCCCACTTTTAGCCTCTTTCCACCATCTCTTGAAATATAGTGTATAATTCCTCTGCTCTTACCAACCTTCACAAATCTTTTCTAGCTCACCTTCTGTCTCTTGACTTCATCTGTGGTTACCGGCCAAAGCAATTTCTCTGGCTTCATGGCTACAAACTTAGGCAACGTATAAGTACAGCAAATTCTcagccagcctgctgctgctgctgctgctgtgtgttttcCACGTCCCAAAGCACCTGTCCATGTGTGTGCcaccagcagaaagcagagctcagagTCCAGCATCAGAAATGGAAGTGCACTTTCCTCCTTTGTGGGTCTTCCTTTCCCTGTTCAATGCACAGTTTGTCTTTTAAGGAAGAAGTTTGTATATATAGCAATAGCACAGTTAAGCTCCACCTTCTTCATAAGTAACTTCT contains the following coding sequences:
- the LOC103536966 gene encoding homeobox protein NANOG, producing MCAHLALPPYQAYPSGAGMGYLDYYWNSAGEAGHGPSAAGPAGASSTSPSPETGGKRQAADVSPGLSSSGNFSQLTPDSATSPHSASLSPQPTAKSQKGGEDGMEGVRKAKSRTAFSKEQLQTLHQRFQSQKYLSPQQIRELAAALGLTYKQVKTWFQNRRMKLKRCQKHSLWAERAQCLTQSGFQPSTYLDMHPKFHQGYPVTAANNIQTMPPSHQHYGAGQNAYTIMTSEDGGVFGKGGSTCRVQQTVGFIAQHKVDFYHSYPGSMEYPATKTGDGCNFHHSATMGAPFPATAGHHLYHS